The Porphyrobacter sp. HT-58-2 genome segment CGGAGAGCGCCGCCATCCCCCTCGCCTAGCCCCTTCGCCGGCGATTCGGGAATGTCGGCTGTTGCAGCTTTCCCCCGACCTGGTGCGATAAACGGCCTATCGCATCGGCGCACGCATCGCTAAGCGAAGCCTGAGTTTACCTTACGGACGCAAGAGGGATCAGGCACCATGGCCGAGGAAAATAAGGGCGGCTTCACCACGCGCGAGGCGCTGTTCTATCACGAAACCATTCGCCCCGGTAAGCTGGAGATCGTCGCCACCAAGCCGATGACCTCGCAGCGCGACCTCAGCCTTGCCTATTCGCCCGGCGTGGCCGCCCCGGTCGAAGCGATTGCCGCCGATCCCTCGCTTGCCGCGCGCTATACCGCCAAGGCGAACCTTGTCGCAGTGATCAGCAACGGCACCGCAATCCTTGGCCTCGGCAATCTCGGCGCGTTGGCATCGAAGCCGGTGATGGAAGGCAAGGCGGTGCTGTTCAAGCGGTTCGCCGACGTGGACTCGATCGACATCGAACTCGCCACCGAAGACCCGGAAGCCTTCATCAATGCGGTCGCGCTGATGGAGCCGACCTTCGGCGGCATCAACCTTGAGGATATCAAGGCGCCCGAATGCTTCATCATCGAGGCCGCCCTGCGCGAACGGATGAAGATCCCGGTGATGCATGATGACCAGCATGGCACCGCCATCATCACGGCAGCGGGCCTGCTCAATGCCTGCCACCTCACCGGACGCGATATCAAGGACGTGAAGGTGGTGGTCAACGGCGCGGGCGCGGCGGCCATCGCCTGCACCGCGCTGATCAAGGCGATGGGCGTGCGCCACGAAAACGTCATCATGTGCGACCGTTCCGGCCCGATCACCCCGGGCCGCGAAGGGATGGACCAGTGGAAAAGCGCCCACGCCGTTGCCACCACCGCCACCAGCCTTGAAGAGGCGCTGGCGGGCGCGGACATCTTCCTCGGCCTGTCGGCGGCAGGGGCGCTCAAGCCCGACTGGGTCAAGAAGATGGCGGACAAGCCGATCATCTTCGCCATGGCCAACCCCGTGCCGGAAATCATGCCCGATGAAGCCAAGGCCGTGCGCCCTGACGCGATCATCGCCACCGGACGCAGCGATTTCCCCAATCAGGTCAACAATGTCCTCGGCTTCCCCTTCATCTTCCGCGGGGCGCTGGATGTGCAGGCGACCACCATCAACGAGGAAATGAAGGTCGCCGCTGCCGAAGCCATCGCCGAGCTTGCCCGCCAGCAGGTGCCGGAAGAAGTCGCGAGCGCCTATGGCAAGAACCACAAGTTCGGGACCGATTACATCATCCCCGCGCCGTTCGACCCGCGCCTGATCGAGGTTGTGTCCTCCGCCGTCGCCAAGGCAGCGATGGATTCCGGCGTCGCCCGCGCGCGGATCGAGGATTTTGAGGCCTATCGTGTCGCCCTGCGCTCACGCCTCAACCCGACCACCTCGGTGCTGACCGGGGTCTATGAAATCGCCAAGGCCAATCCCAAGCGCATGGTATTTGCCGAGGCCGAGGAGGAAGTGGTGCTGCGCGCCGCGATCCAGTTCCGCGATTTCGGTTATGGCACGCCCGTTCTGGTGGGCCGCACCAAGG includes the following:
- a CDS encoding NADP-dependent malic enzyme — protein: MAEENKGGFTTREALFYHETIRPGKLEIVATKPMTSQRDLSLAYSPGVAAPVEAIAADPSLAARYTAKANLVAVISNGTAILGLGNLGALASKPVMEGKAVLFKRFADVDSIDIELATEDPEAFINAVALMEPTFGGINLEDIKAPECFIIEAALRERMKIPVMHDDQHGTAIITAAGLLNACHLTGRDIKDVKVVVNGAGAAAIACTALIKAMGVRHENVIMCDRSGPITPGREGMDQWKSAHAVATTATSLEEALAGADIFLGLSAAGALKPDWVKKMADKPIIFAMANPVPEIMPDEAKAVRPDAIIATGRSDFPNQVNNVLGFPFIFRGALDVQATTINEEMKVAAAEAIAELARQQVPEEVASAYGKNHKFGTDYIIPAPFDPRLIEVVSSAVAKAAMDSGVARARIEDFEAYRVALRSRLNPTTSVLTGVYEIAKANPKRMVFAEAEEEVVLRAAIQFRDFGYGTPVLVGRTKAVLDKLHQLSVSDPGSFEIQNSADSEHVPAMVDYLYKRLQRRGYTLRDVRRLVNQERNVFAALLVALGHGEGMITGMTRTFAQTVREVNLVLDKKPEALPFGIHMMIGKHHTTFLADTTINERPSAAELAHIAKETAGVARRMGHEPRVAFLSYSTFGNPSGQWLANIREAVAILDKEDPGFEYEGEMAPDAALNPKVMALYPFSRLSGPANVLIMPGLQSANLSAKLLRELGSNATVGPMLIGMEKPVQIVPMTALAPDVLTLAVLSSAGVVG